GATAGACTGCTGGGGGTCATGTTCTGGGACTACTCCTCCACCAAAATGGACCTGAACCGCCGGGTGTGCCTGCCCTTTGCCCTGATCTGGGGGCCGCTGGCGGCCGTGACCGCCCGCTATATCCACCCCCTGCTGCGGCCATGGCTTACCGCCGTGCCGCCGTGGCTGACGCTGGCAGTGTGGCTGCTGCTGACCGTCGACAGCTTTTTCACCGTCCGTCTGCTGCTTCAATATCACGACATCGATCTGCTGGGCTGGAAAAACCTCCTGCGCCGCCGCTCCGCCGCCTGACCTCTCCGTTCACAAATCGTTTACACGGTGCCGCTCCATTTGTTCTTGACGATGCTTCCATTCCGTGGTAATATTTAGCACGCTAACATTTAGCCAGCTAACGATTCAGAGAGGAGCGATTTACCTTGAGTAGTACCTGTCAGAGCGATCATCTGGGGCGGCTGCTAGGTCAGTGCGA
The genomic region above belongs to Vescimonas coprocola and contains:
- a CDS encoding putative ABC transporter permease produces the protein MYLWSFLTYGFLGYLLEKVYALVTRSRHTIRKGYLLLPVCPVYGLAMLAVLALPPDMTDTFWHLALYGGLTATAVEYAVHFCCDRLLGVMFWDYSSTKMDLNRRVCLPFALIWGPLAAVTARYIHPLLRPWLTAVPPWLTLAVWLLLTVDSFFTVRLLLQYHDIDLLGWKNLLRRRSAA